AAAGCCAATTGCTCACTGCATTATCCTTACTTCCGACACGTACTCCCACGAAGTCTCTTAACAACACTAATGTTTCCGACTCACGAGAGCAAGGTTTTCATAGTTATTCACTGCGGATCAGCAACGCATGATACCATCGATCGGTAGATTACACTGATATCCCGACAATCTTGCATCAGTTAGTAGCATTGATACGATCTCCATTATCCCGAACCGCAAATTCGTCATCCAAACGCCCACAATCGAGATATTCAAAATGGTACCGCCGGTCTTTCATGTCCAGGAGCTTCGACACTCACCCACAGCCGTGAATAAGGATTGTTGACACCGAGTGGAGAACTCCGTATCCGTATTTCCCCAGACTTGtcttgtcctgtcctgtcttgTCATCCAAATCCTACCCCGCACGTTTTCTCAGTCGGCAGCTGTAGTGCGGAGCCGACTCATAAACCTTGCCGACCATGCTGATCGCCACGAGCCTTGCCGCATTGAGCTAGTTCCTTGATTCACGGAGTCGGCTCCGACTTTACTTTGAATGTCTTGCTCCATGGGGTATTCTATGAGCCAGAAATCTTAATGTGCAGATCAATACCAAGAATCAGAGGCAGGATATTGACACAGAGACGCTTCGAAGATGTCCATAATATAGACTGGCCTGGCTGTAAGCTGTACAGTAGGAAacagacgaggaggagggcaaTTTCGTATCACAGGATCCCTGCCCTTATCACGTAGCATTCACACGGCATATGCACTGCACTGACCCAACTACCTGCTAAACTTCCATACCGCCATGTGGTTTCCCAGCGTTAACTCCAGCCCAAGCTCTGCGTATGCCACAAACTTTCCCCGTGGGGTTGCATCTCCCCCCACGGGGATCAAATCCGGCGCGTCTAGAATTAGATCTCAACCCAATACCACCACTCAGGCGCCATTGTAGCAGGGACAAGCACCGCAGCCGATCATGCACTCGCCACGGTAGGCATAGCGCACCCTCTCATACCCCGGTGCCGAAACTGTTGAGCTTCACAGAAGTCCCCCTCTCCCTTGACGTGTCTAGACTTGATTCAGAACGTGGCTTTTCCGTGCCTTCCGTATAGAAGAGCCTCCTGTTCACAGCTTGAATCGGGAACCGACTGCCGATAGGTATATGTCGTTCAGTAAGGTACATGTCTCATCGCCGGAAGCGTGAGTCCCAGCGGGTACACGTCTTCGTCTCAGGTACACGGTTTCCGGGGCAAGGGAGCTTCGCCCTAATCTCCAACCCCAGCTTCCCCAGATTACCATCGTGGAGACAATCCTCTGGAGTACATATTCTGGGTCGtgccatcttctctcttcctctctcacTCCACTGTTTTACCCACACATTGCTCCAGTATTACCACCGATCAACATGTCTACTTCACCTATCAAGACGTTCACCGAGCAGGGCGCTGATCATCTGGAGAGGGCCCATACCACGGGGAGTATCTCCATGTCTCCTGAGCTGTTTGAGCAGCTGTACTTGGCGCCTCATAGTCGAGTGAAGGGTGATTTGCGGCAGAAGCTGGGCAATCCGACGCCATTGGGTAAGACATTATTGCGTCTTTCGCTTATATTTTACTGACGCGATGATTAGCTTTGGGTGGCTTCTTGCTCTGCACGACTCCTGCTTCCATGGCACTGCTTGGCTGGCGAGGCTCAGGAGGCTTTGGAGCTGGTGCAAACGTGTAAGTGTCACTGACCGTCTTCCAACATTGTTGATCTAATCAATCCATAGCGGCGCTTACTTCTGGTTCGGCGGTCTCCTCATGCTTCTCGGTAGCATTGGCGAATGGGTACAGTCACCTCACCCCTCGAGCGAACTATACAAATCAGCATTCTAACAAGCCCAAGATTCTAGGAAACACCTTCCCCTCGGTCCTGTTCGGTCTCTTTGGTGGTTTCTGGTTCACCTTTGGTTCTACCATCGTTCCAGACTATAATGCCTATGGCCTCTACTCCAAAACTGACGTTGTTGCGGACGGCCTGAAGGAAGGGGAATTCTACTCGACCTTCtcgttcttcctcatctcaatGGGCATCCTCTGCGCCGTCTTCGCCGTTGCCAGTATCCGCACGAACGTGGTGTTGTTTACTATCCTCGTTATCCTGGTTCCTTGCTGTACGCTCCCCAATACTCCTGCTACGCGTTTTGTCGCTGACAGTTTCTCACTACAGTCGGCTGCCTCTCTGCCTCGTTCTTCGCTGTTGCAAATGGCGAGTCTGCTAAAGCGCTTACATACCAGCACGCTGGTGCTGCGATTCTTTTTGTTGTGTCGCTTCTGGGCTGGTACATCTTCCTGAGCCATATCCTGCTGTCGGTCGATTTCCCGTATATTCTCCCTCTGGGCGATCTTTCTTCCAGAATCCCTGGTGccaccaaggtcaagaaggataCAcactctgaggaggagaaggtctAGAGATTTCTTGGTATACAGATAGCATAGCGGCTTTTACGATGGCTCTTTGACTGAGTCTAAACTTGGAGGATGCTGAATCGTGGGCGACGATGGAAAGGACAAAATTGGAGGAGGCATTAGCAATAGTCTAACACATACAAAATTGAAACAACTGCTGGAATGCACCCGGTAGTAAATAGTAGCCAAGGATAAAGGTTGCTTATCATTTATCTGATACCGTAACTGCTCAACAAAGTTCGCCTTATGTTACATGACAGTCGCACCATTCGAGCCAGTGTAGTATTGCAAGTAAAACCCTCAGGGTCAGGATTGAGTTTAATACTATGGTTGTCTTCTCAAAGAATAAAAGACAGTTGCACTGTATCGTCACATTCATTCTCAAATACCGTCCACGGACAAACGGTAT
This genomic stretch from Fusarium fujikuroi IMI 58289 draft genome, chromosome FFUJ_chr09 harbors:
- a CDS encoding related to Y.lipolytica GPR1 protein and Fun34p yields the protein MSTSPIKTFTEQGADHLERAHTTGSISMSPELFEQLYLAPHSRVKGDLRQKLGNPTPLALGGFLLCTTPASMALLGWRGSGGFGAGANVGAYFWFGGLLMLLGSIGEWILGNTFPSVLFGLFGGFWFTFGSTIVPDYNAYGLYSKTDVVADGLKEGEFYSTFSFFLISMGILCAVFAVASIRTNVVLFTILVILVPCFGCLSASFFAVANGESAKALTYQHAGAAILFVVSLLGWYIFLSHILLSVDFPYILPLGDLSSRIPGATKVKKDTHSEEEKV